TCTCCACCACGGTTCGGGCCGCGGCATTGCCGAGGAAGGTGGTCAGCGTCGTCTTGCCTCCGGCTCGATCGCTCTGTTCGTCAGACAAGCCGCTGGCAACCGCACTCGCGAATGCCAGCAAGCCGTTGCCTGCGAGCACCCACAGCGCTGGCGAAAGCAGTTTGCCGTTTTGTGCGTAGGCGTTGAGCCAGGGCAACGCCACGCCTACGCCCACGGCCTCGAGCAACTCTCCGCCCCCGCGGTAATTGAGCCGCAGCGGCGCGAACGTATACGCGTGAAACAGCCCCATGGCACCCAGCCCCATCGGACCGAGCCAGGGTCGGTCGATCCAGGTTCCGCCGCACAGCGCAGCCGCGGCAGCCACGACGCCGGCGCAGACACCCGCCGCAAGGACCTTGCGGGCAGAGAGAATGCCGTCGGGAATGGTCTTGGGCGAGCAGCCTTTCGGAAACATGCGCCGCTTGATCGAGTCGACCTCGCGGTCGCCCCAGTCGTTGAGCAAGACAATGAACAGCAGGCCGAACCACGTGAAGCACAAGGCCACGGCAAAGGCTGGCCAATCGAAGCGCGCGCGGCCTGACAGGCCGATCGCCTGCCCCAAGCCCATGGGCACCAGCAGCTTGGGCCAGCCGGCGCTCTTGGAGGCGTACCACCAGCGCCTTGCCAGGGGAGCGACGGCAGCCTCGGTCACACGCTCGCTTGTATCACGCGTGCCCGACCTGGCAACGCAGGGCTTGGCTTCGTTGACCGTAGTGTGGCCCCGGTCTAGGCTCCAGCTCGGGATTCTGCTGCGGGTCTGGCAGACTCCAGGTCCCAGTCCCAAGTCGGCGACGAGAGGCAACAGATTGAGTAAGGAAGCGCCCCAGACCGGCGGTTCTGAAACCGAGAGCTCATGTCCGCAATTGAGCTCCGTCTCTTCCGATCTCGCCAAGCGTTTCCTGGTGGTCGAGCCGCTACGGCGGCTTTCGTCGGGATACCTCTACCTGGCGCAGGATCGGCAGGCTTCGGATTCGGAGTGTTCGGATGCCGGTTTGCTGCGCGTCATCAGGTTTCCGGAAGGCTTCGAGGCTAGCGGCTACGAAAGGATGTTTCGCCAGCTCCAGAGGCAGTCGCGGCTTCCCAAGACAAGCGCGCTTGCGCTGCCCCATGCCTGCGGAAGATTCGAGGACGGTGTATGGCTGTTTCGTCACCACCACCAGGGCTCGACGCTGGCGCAACGGCTCGGCCGAGATGGCGCGCAGCCTGTGGAGCTTGCACTGTCGATCGCGGGACAAACCGCCGCCGGGCTCGAGCACCTGCATCGCAGCGGCCTGCTGCACCGAGACCTTAGACCCAGCCGCGTGCTGCTGCGACCCACCGAAAACGACACAGAGCCGTCGGTGATCCTGCTTGGCGCCGGTGTGGCAGCGCCGGTGGATCCCGAGGCGTATCCGGGTCTGCTCGGCTCGGCGGAGTACTTGGCCCCCGAGCTGATCGCCGGGCGGCTTCCCAGCGTTCGCAGCGATCTGTACTCGCTGGGCTGCATGCTGCACGAGATGCTGAGCGGCGCACCACCGTACCGGGGGGATCGAGTCGCCGACGTGCTCGAGGCGCAGTGCGAGCGGGAGCCCCCCGCGCTCGAGCACCCGTTGCCGAACGGCGTAGGCAAGCTCCTCGAGGGGCTGCTCGCCAAGGATCCCAAGCATAGACCGTTTTCGGCGCGCCAAGTAGTGCGCGTGCTGGCTCCCTACATGCCCAAAGGAGCCGCGCGTTCCTCCGAATCCACCCCGGGTTCTGCCAGCCCGTCCGCTCAGGCTGCTGAGGCGCGCCGCCCAGCAGCCCAAACCGGCTTCGCGAGCGCGGGCCATCTAGCGCAGCCCAGCAGCGGTCCTGAGCGTCCAACAGCAGACACGCAGGAGTTGACCCAGCGGGACCTGCTAGCGGGAGTGGAGCCGCCTCCAGCTCCGGGCGCGAGTCGCCGGCGCACCAGGACCGAAACGCTGGACCCGGACGAGCTTGAGCCGTTGGGGCCCGGGGAGCCCAAGACTGGAGCGCGCGCTACCCAAAGGCACCTGCGTGAGGACTTGGTTCCGGTTAGTAAGGCGCCAGAGGCTGCGGAGCGGCAGACCCAGCCCTTCGAGGAGAGCGAGCCCCCGGCCCAGCTTCGATCCCGAGACGCAGGCTCGACCCCGCGCAACCAGCCGGACGTGGCCGCTGAATCGGACGTGCCAGGGGTCCCGAAGGCGGCCGGTACGTCGAAAGCGACACCCGAGGAGCTGGATGCCGCCGCGGGCAAGGCGGACCCGTGGGCGCAGCTGGAGGCCCCGCCGCAAGAGCCCGCGCCGGGGGAGTCCGGCGTTACGCAGGCTGCGGCTGAGCAGGCAGTGCAGGCCGGGGAGCCGGATGCGGCCGAGGGGCAAGCGGACCCGTGGGCGCGGCTGGAGGCCCCGCCGCAAGAGCCTCCTCGAGTAGCTGCGCCAGCTGGGGAAGCTGCCGGGCCTCGGTCGGTAGCAGTCCTTCCCAAGCGGGCCTGGATCGTAGCCGGGGCCGGGGCGGTCCTGCTGGTTTTGGTGCTCGTGGCGCTCGGCGGCTCCCCCGACGAGGCCGCACCGCCGCAAAGCCCGGACTCCGGCCAGGTCGGGGCTGAGCAAATCGACTCGGAGCGTGAGGTCTCGCCCGGTCATGACCAACCGTTTGTGGACCCCTTGGCCGAGACGGATGAAGTGGCGCAAGGAGCGTCGTCGAGCACTCGGGAGACGACCGCGCGAGAGCAGCGGGGGCAGGGGTCGCCCGGGGCGGATCCGCCACACCAGGCGCCTGCGAAGACCGAGACCGTACAGTCCTCGGGCTCGCCTCCGGACGAGCCAGCGAGGCGCGAGCCAACCGCGGCTCCCACAGTCGAGGGGCTCGCAGCTGCCGCGCCTGCCGCAGCGGGAGCTCGTGCCGAGGCGGGTGCTGCCAGTTCCGGGCGTGAACCGACCGCGAGCAGGCGCGTGCACCAGGCGCCCCGGGGCCGGGTTCGCCGCGAGCCACGCCTGACCGAGCGTCGCCGGCGACGCGGGCCCGGGCGGGGTGCCGCCCAACGCGAGAGGGTCACACGAAAAAAGGTCGCGGCCGGCCACCGCTCCAAGTCAGCAGCCTTCGAGCGGAGCGACCGGGGCGCTCGAGCTGGTCGCCGCGTTGATCGAGGCAGTTCGCCCGCCACCGGTGCCGGGCAAGGCACACGAAACGCGACCGAGCTACGCGACGCCGCTCGCAAGCACTTTCGTGCCCGCCGCTACGCGCAGGCCGCAGCGGGCTATCGCTCCGCGATCGCTCAGGCGCCGCGGCACGCGGGCAGCTACGCGGGCCTCGCTGCCTCGGAGCTCGCGCAGGGTCACGCGGCGGCTGCGGTTCGAGCCTACCGGCGGGCGATCGCGCTGTCGCCGAGGGTGAGCGGTTTTCACGCTGCACTCGGACGTGCGTACCTCGCGGCGGATGAACGTGGTCACGCCGAGCGTTCCTACCGCAAGGCCGTCGAGCTCGATCCGCGCAACACGGCTGCGCGCGAGGCTCTGCGGAAGCTGGGTCGCTAGGGAGGGCGGGGTCCTATCCTTTGTGCTTCGAGTGTTCTATAAAGAAAAGCGGAAGGGCGGCGACGTGGCCATCAAGCTAGAGGACATCGACCAGGAGCTCGACGGATTCGACAAGACAGCCGAGGAACTGGAGCGCCTTCGCGCTCGGATCGTCGGCCAGGCTGTGGATCTCGACGAGGTCGACTTGGAGCTGGAGCAGCTGGCGAGCAGCAGCACTCGAGCGGCCGCAGCCATCGCGGCGACGGTGAAGGCTTCTTCCTTGCCTCGCTTGCCGAACTGGCTTCAGTCGCCGCGATCCCGCGCGCCTGGTTCGACCTCTGGGCCACAGGCCCGGCCCGCGCGACCTTCTCGCCCCCCGAGAACACCTTCGCCGGCTGCCGGTGCGGTGGAAGACCGCGAGCACTTGGCCGACGTGCCTACGGGAGTCTCCAGGCCAGAGTCGGCGGGCGCAACGCCGCCGGCCGTCGAGCAACTGCCTCGGGACAGCGGTCCGCAGGCGGTCATGCCACTGGCTTCTCAGCCGCAGCCACAGACGCCCTCGGCGCAGCCACAGGCGCCCTCGGCGCAGCTACTGACGACCAGCGCTGAGGCCGCGTCTTCCGAGTCCCGGCCAGCCTGGAGCGCGGAGGAGCTCGGGCGGCTGCTAGACGAGGACCTCGATCCCGGTGAGTTCGGCCAGACCGAGCAGCTGCGGAGCTCGGGTGATCTGCCGCCTGTGCCCCCCTCCGTGAGGGCGACCGCCTTGCAGGAACCGGTGCCGCCGAGCGCGCGCCCTCCCGAGCCGGAGCCCACGGCCCGGGTAGGCGCACCCGCCGAGGCGACCAGTCCCAAAGCCATGGTTGCGTCCCCGGCAGGAATGGACCTGCTGGCAAGCGATCCCGAAGGGGGCATTCCGGAAGGTCGCGTGGTATCGTTGCAGAGCCACCTCACGACGCTCCTGGATCACGAGTTCAGTCCGGGCGAATTCCCGCAGACCGAGCCCCTAGCCGGGCCGGCAGAGCAGCAAGGACTCGCCAACGAGAGCGCCGGCACCCCCGAGAGCCGCGCCAGCTCGGCCGAGTTCGAGATCGCTGGCGAGGACCTCCTCGAAGAGATCGAGGACGGCCGCTAGCTACACGACGGTGCAGAATAGGGGGGATTCTTCCATGATCTCGGCGGTCGGATAGCTGGGCGGCCAACCGAAGCTGCGCCTTCTCGGGGCAAGCCCGAGGCAGGAGGCGGTGGCGGAGACAGAGGGCCGCGGCGAGGGCAGAGGTTCCGATTCGGAGGCGGATGTCGGGTCCAAGAACACCTACAAGAGTGCTGAACTCGAGGCTAGCCTCCAACTCCGATCGCGACCGGGCGGCGCGCCTCCACGCTCAGGTCGGGTGGTAGCTCGTCGTAGCTCAGGACCGCCAGATCCGGCAGGCTTGCTGCTGCCAGCTGCCGGACGTGACGGCGCAGGTCCGCATGGGTGAGCACGAGGCCACGGCCGTCTTGGTCGCAAGCTTGGCGCAAAGCCTCGACCAGCTCCCGCGCCTCCTCGGGCGCGAGGGCGAGCGCAGGGCCGGCTCCTCGCGGACGCAGACTATCGCGCAGGGTCTCCTCGAGGCTGGGATCGAGTCCGTGGGCGCGCAGGACTCCCTCCGGCGCATACCGGCGACACAGCTGGCGGCTGAGCTTGCGCCGGACGTGCTCGGTCAGGCCAGCGACATCGTCCTTGATTTCGCGGGCCGTGGCCAACGCCTCGAGGATCGCTCGCAGCGGGCGCACGCTTACCTGCTCATCCAGCAGCCGCCCAAGCACCTCGCGCAGCCGTGGCAGCGGTATGGGGTCGGGTACGACGTGGCTTACGAGCGCGGGTGAAGCGCGCTCTGCTTGCCTCAACATGCGCTGGACTTCTTCTAGACCCAAGAGCTCGGAGCTGTTGCGTCTGAGCACGGCCCAAAGGTGGCGCCGGATCCATGCTGCCGGGCCGAACAAGTCGCTGAAGCCAGCTGCGATGGCCTGCTCGCGCGCGCTTCGCTTCAGCCAACAGGCCGGCCTGCCCGTGACCGGATCGGTGGCGTTTTCAGCCTCGAGCCCGGCCTGTTGCGCCTCGTGCACTGCGAGCTCGAGCGCGAGCTTGTCGATCGGGGCTCGGCCCTGACCGAGCTGCCCTTCGTGCACGATGAACGCGTATCCGTCCGCTGGGAGCTCGCTTCCCTTGCGAACGCGGACTGCGGGCAAGGTGACGCCCAGGTCGCGTTCCAGGGCCTCGCGCATGCCCCCTATGCCAAGCTCCTGCAGGGGCTTGTGATCGCTGCTTGTCTCGAGCCACGGCGCCAGCAGCGAACCCAAGGCGATCACCACCGGCTCTTGTGCAGTCGCTCCGGAAGCAGGCCCGGCCGCAGCCTGTGCGCTCGCTCCGTGCTGGGCTTGTTGCGCTGCGTGGTGGAGGCTCAACGCCAGGGCACCCAGCAGCGCGCCCAGTGCAAGGAAGGGCGCGCCGGGCAGCCCCGGCACCAGCCCCAGAAAGGCCAGGAAAAGAGCCGCGAGCGTGAGGATCCTGGGCCGGGTGAACATCTGCGAGCCGATGTCGCTGCCCAGCGATCCGTCGTCGTGCTCGGAAGCTACTCGCGTCACTACGATTCCGGCGGCCGTGGAGCTCAGCAGGGACGGGATCTGCGAGATCAGGCCGTCACCGATCGTCAGAAGCCCGTAGATTCTCAGGCTCTGCTCGACGCCGAGCTCCCTTGTGCCAACACCCATCGCAAGACCGCCCAGGATGTTGACGAAGGTGATCACGATACCCACGATGGCGTCCCCTTTGACGAACTTCATCGCACCATCCATGGCTCCGTAGAACTGACTCTCGCGCTCGAGCGCTCTGCGACGCTGGTGCGCCTGATCCTGCGTGAGCGCGCCGGTGCGTTGCTCCGCGTCGATGGCCATTTGCTTGCCGGGCATCGCGTCCAGGGTGAAACGGGCGCCCACCTCCGCGACCCGTTCGGAACCCTTGGCTATCACCACGTACTGCACCAGCGTCAGGATGAAGAAGACGACCGCGCCCACGAGGTAGTTGCCCTGCACCACGAACTCGCCAAAGGCCCTGATGACCGAGCCGGCGTCCGCTTGCAGCAAGATGAGACGCGTCGACGAGACATTCAAAGCCACCCGATAGAGCGTGCTCACGAGCAGCACCGTGGGCATCGCGGCGAAGGTCAGCGCGTCCGAGATGTACATGGACACCAAGAGCGTCAGCAGCGCAAGCGTTAGATTGGCGGCCAAGAGCACGTCGAGCACGCTCGGTGCGAGCGGCACGATCATGATCGCGACGATCGTGACTACAAGCGCAGCCAGCCCGACGTCTGCATGCCTTTGAAGGGATAGACTGAACGGGAACTGGCGTTTTCCTACCGGCACTGGCCAGGCTACAAGGCGCGACGTCCTTCGAACGCGCGTGTCAGTGTGATCTGGTCCGTAAACTCGAGCTCTCCGCCATGTGGGACGCCGCTGGCGATGCGCGTGCAGCGCGCGCCCTCGGAAGCCAGCTGCTGGCTGAGGTACAGCGCCGTGGCCTCCCCTTCCACGCTCAGCGGTGTTGCGAGGATCACCTCGTCGAGCTCCTGCTGCTTGGCGCGGGTCAGGAGCGGTTCGAGACGCAGCTGGTCGGGGCCCATGCCGTCGAGCGGCGACAGCAGGCCATGAAGCACGTAGTAGTGACCCCGGAAGACTGCTCCGCGCTCGAGCGCCGAAACGTCCTGGGGCCGCGCGACCACGCAGACGAGCCTTGCGTCGCGCCGGACGTCCCGGCAGATGCTGCACAGGGCCTCCGTGCTGTAGTTGGCACAGTGCTCACAGTTTCTTACGCGTTCTCGGATCTGCGCGATGGCCGCGCCCAGGCCCTGGGTGTAGCCTGGCTCCACCTCCAAGAGGAAGAAGGCCAGCCGCGTCGCCGTGCGTTCCCCCACTCCCGGCAAACGCGACAGCAGCGCTACGAGCTCCTCGATGGGGTCTTTCACGGGCACGTTGGATCGCATTTCCGGCATCGGGTGGGGCGGCGCGTAGCCCGCACGTCCGAGGTCGACTCGAACCGCGGTGCCGATTTCCACCGCGGTGTCGACTCCAACCGCCTTGGAGCCATGTAGATCAAAAAAGTCCCGGGATCTTGAGACCGCCCGTGACCGTTTCGATTTCGGCGTCCACCATTTCCTGGCTCTTCTTGAGGGCCGCATTGGCTGCCGCCACCAGCAGGTCCTCGATCATCGAGAGCTCCTCTTGCTCGAGCAGCGCGGGCTCGATGCGCACCCGGACCAGCTCCTGGCCGCCGTTGACGCACACCGTTATCCGATCGTTGCCGCTCGATGCCTCGACGGTCTGCGCCTTGAGCTCTTCCTTGCGCCGCTCGATCCTTCGCTGCATGCGGTGAGCCTGCCTCATCAGCTCTGCCACTCCGCCACGAAACGTCATGGTTCTCCTCCAGCACGGGTCTGGCTCTTCAGTCACCATCGACGCGAACGTCGACGTTCTCGTTGGCCTCCGGGAAGATCTTCAGCGCCTCCACGACACGCGGATGGCTGAGCGCCCGCTCCACCTGCTGCTGTCGGCGCTGCTCGCGCTCCTTCGCCTCCAGTTGATTCACGCTGGTGCCCGGATCGGCGATTTCGGCCGTCGTGCGTATCTCGAAGCTCGGCTGCTGGCCCAACACTTTTTCGGCCACCACGACGGCCGCCTGCCGAGCCTCGCTGGCCGCTGCCTGGCGTGCGTGGAAGGAGCCGGCCGGGAACGCTATCACAATCCGCTCTGGGCCGATCTCGACCGGTGCCGCGTGCTCGAGCAGTGCCGCGAGCGCCGGCCGGGAATCTCTGAGCCTGCGCACGATCTCGACCCATAAGTGCTCGTTACCGCCACCACGCAGCGGGGCATTGCCGGCCGGCGCGGCACGCTCTGGCGGCTGCGGTGGAGGGGGGCCGGCATCCCCGCCGCGTTGGCTGGTTGGGGTTCGGTCTGGCTTGGCGTCCTCGTGCGCCGCCGAGGTTCGTGGTTGCTCAGGGGGCCGCTCGGCCGGTTGGCCCCGCACAGGTCGCCCGGTCCTTTGGGGAGCCTTTGCCTCGGTGGCCGACCGGCCGCTTGCGCGCGCAGGGTTTGCCTCGCGCAAGCCGCGGGACGCTGTTGAGGCCGGGCTGGTTGGTGCGGGGCCCGAGTCGCCGAGCAGTTTGGCCTCCAGGGTCCGAAGCTTGCCGACCAACTCGGAAAGAGGCTCCAAACCTGTGCGATCGGCCAAGCGCACAAGGCCC
The nucleotide sequence above comes from Pseudomonadota bacterium. Encoded proteins:
- a CDS encoding prenyltransferase, with the translated sequence MTEAAVAPLARRWWYASKSAGWPKLLVPMGLGQAIGLSGRARFDWPAFAVALCFTWFGLLFIVLLNDWGDREVDSIKRRMFPKGCSPKTIPDGILSARKVLAAGVCAGVVAAAAALCGGTWIDRPWLGPMGLGAMGLFHAYTFAPLRLNYRGGGELLEAVGVGVALPWLNAYAQNGKLLSPALWVLAGNGLLAFASAVASGLSDEQSDRAGGKTTLTTFLGNAAARTVVETSTLLGALAWLLTALSVPAMQVAALAAAVVLWHHHRLRKLSPRAVTNAFCEHKLYKQQLHRAVWGAGALLAALIAVQSH
- a CDS encoding protein kinase, whose protein sequence is MSKEAPQTGGSETESSCPQLSSVSSDLAKRFLVVEPLRRLSSGYLYLAQDRQASDSECSDAGLLRVIRFPEGFEASGYERMFRQLQRQSRLPKTSALALPHACGRFEDGVWLFRHHHQGSTLAQRLGRDGAQPVELALSIAGQTAAGLEHLHRSGLLHRDLRPSRVLLRPTENDTEPSVILLGAGVAAPVDPEAYPGLLGSAEYLAPELIAGRLPSVRSDLYSLGCMLHEMLSGAPPYRGDRVADVLEAQCEREPPALEHPLPNGVGKLLEGLLAKDPKHRPFSARQVVRVLAPYMPKGAARSSESTPGSASPSAQAAEARRPAAQTGFASAGHLAQPSSGPERPTADTQELTQRDLLAGVEPPPAPGASRRRTRTETLDPDELEPLGPGEPKTGARATQRHLREDLVPVSKAPEAAERQTQPFEESEPPAQLRSRDAGSTPRNQPDVAAESDVPGVPKAAGTSKATPEELDAAAGKADPWAQLEAPPQEPAPGESGVTQAAAEQAVQAGEPDAAEGQADPWARLEAPPQEPPRVAAPAGEAAGPRSVAVLPKRAWIVAGAGAVLLVLVLVALGGSPDEAAPPQSPDSGQVGAEQIDSEREVSPGHDQPFVDPLAETDEVAQGASSSTRETTAREQRGQGSPGADPPHQAPAKTETVQSSGSPPDEPARREPTAAPTVEGLAAAAPAAAGARAEAGAASSGREPTASRRVHQAPRGRVRREPRLTERRRRRGPGRGAAQRERVTRKKVAAGHRSKSAAFERSDRGARAGRRVDRGSSPATGAGQGTRNATELRDAARKHFRARRYAQAAAGYRSAIAQAPRHAGSYAGLAASELAQGHAAAAVRAYRRAIALSPRVSGFHAALGRAYLAADERGHAERSYRKAVELDPRNTAAREALRKLGR
- a CDS encoding flagellar biosynthesis protein FlhA — translated: MPVGKRQFPFSLSLQRHADVGLAALVVTIVAIMIVPLAPSVLDVLLAANLTLALLTLLVSMYISDALTFAAMPTVLLVSTLYRVALNVSSTRLILLQADAGSVIRAFGEFVVQGNYLVGAVVFFILTLVQYVVIAKGSERVAEVGARFTLDAMPGKQMAIDAEQRTGALTQDQAHQRRRALERESQFYGAMDGAMKFVKGDAIVGIVITFVNILGGLAMGVGTRELGVEQSLRIYGLLTIGDGLISQIPSLLSSTAAGIVVTRVASEHDDGSLGSDIGSQMFTRPRILTLAALFLAFLGLVPGLPGAPFLALGALLGALALSLHHAAQQAQHGASAQAAAGPASGATAQEPVVIALGSLLAPWLETSSDHKPLQELGIGGMREALERDLGVTLPAVRVRKGSELPADGYAFIVHEGQLGQGRAPIDKLALELAVHEAQQAGLEAENATDPVTGRPACWLKRSAREQAIAAGFSDLFGPAAWIRRHLWAVLRRNSSELLGLEEVQRMLRQAERASPALVSHVVPDPIPLPRLREVLGRLLDEQVSVRPLRAILEALATAREIKDDVAGLTEHVRRKLSRQLCRRYAPEGVLRAHGLDPSLEETLRDSLRPRGAGPALALAPEEARELVEALRQACDQDGRGLVLTHADLRRHVRQLAAASLPDLAVLSYDELPPDLSVEARRPVAIGVGG
- the recR gene encoding recombination mediator RecR, with the translated sequence MRSNVPVKDPIEELVALLSRLPGVGERTATRLAFFLLEVEPGYTQGLGAAIAQIRERVRNCEHCANYSTEALCSICRDVRRDARLVCVVARPQDVSALERGAVFRGHYYVLHGLLSPLDGMGPDQLRLEPLLTRAKQQELDEVILATPLSVEGEATALYLSQQLASEGARCTRIASGVPHGGELEFTDQITLTRAFEGRRAL
- a CDS encoding YbaB/EbfC family nucleoid-associated protein — translated: MTFRGGVAELMRQAHRMQRRIERRKEELKAQTVEASSGNDRITVCVNGGQELVRVRIEPALLEQEELSMIEDLLVAAANAALKKSQEMVDAEIETVTGGLKIPGLF